The following are encoded together in the Chlorocebus sabaeus isolate Y175 chromosome 20, mChlSab1.0.hap1, whole genome shotgun sequence genome:
- the MARCKSL1 gene encoding MARCKS-related protein — translation MGSQSSKAPRGDVTAEEAAGASPAKANGQENGHVKSNGDLSPKGEGESPPVNGTDEAAGATGDAIEPAPPSQGAEAKGEVPPKETPKKKKKFSFKKPFKLSGLSFKRNRKEGGGDSSASSPTEEEQEQGEIGACSDEGTAQEGKAAATPESQEPQAKGAEASAASEEEAGPQATEPSTPSGPESGPTPASAEQNE, via the exons ATGGGCAGCCAGAGCTCCAAGGCTCCCCGGGGCGACGTGACCGCCGAGGAGGCAGCAGGCGCTTCCCCCGCGAAGGCCAACGGCCAG GAGAATGGCCACGTGAAAAGCAATGGAGACTTATCCCCCAAGGGTGAAGGGGAGTCGCCCCCCGTGAACGGAACAGATGAGGCAGCCGGGGCCACTGGTGATGCCATCGAGCCAGCACCCCCTAGCCAGGGTGCTGAGGCCAAGGGGGAGGTCCCCCCCAAGGAGACccccaagaagaagaagaaattctctttcaagaagcctttcaaatTGAGCGGCCTGTCCTTCAAGAGAAATCGGAAGGAGGGTGggggtgattcttctgcctcctcaCCCACAGAGGAAGAGCAGGAGCAGGGGGAGATCGGTGCCTGCAGCGACGAGGGCACTGCCCAGGAAGGGAAGGCCGCAGCCACCCCTGAGAGCCAGGAACCCCAGGCCAAGGGGGCAGAGGCTAGTGCGGCCTCAGAAGAAGAGGCAGGGCCCCAGGCTACAGAGCCATCCACTCCCTCGGGGCCGGAGAGTGGCCCTACACCAGCCAGCGCTGAGCAGAATGAGTAG
- the HDAC1 gene encoding histone deacetylase 1 isoform X2, translating to MAQTQGTRRKVCYYYDGDVGNYYYGQGHPMKPHRIRMTHNLLLNYGLYRKMEIYRPHKANAEEMTKYHSDDYIKFLRSIRPDNMSEYSKQMQRSSAVKLNKQQTDIAVNWAGGLHHAKKSEASGFCYVNDIVLAILELLKYHQRVLYIDIDIHHGDGVEEAFYTTDRVMTVSFHKYGEYFPGTGDLRDIGAGKGKYYAVNYPLRDGIDDESYEAIFKPVMSKVMEMFQPSAVVLQCGSDSLSGDRLGCFNLTIKGHAKCVEFVKSFNLPMLMLGGGGYTIRNVARCWTYETAVALDTEIPNELPYNDYFEYFGPDFKLHISPSNMTNQNTNEYLEKIKQRLFENLRMLPHAPGVQMQAIPEDAIPEESGDEDEEDPDKRISICSSDKRIACEEEFSDSEEEGEGGRKNSSNFKKAKRVKTEDEKEKDPEEKKEVTEEEKTKEEKPEAKGVKEEVKLA from the exons GGGATGTTGGAAATTACTACTACGGACAAGGCCACCCAATGAAGCCTCACCGAATCCGCATGACTCATAATTTGCTGCTCAACTATGGTCTCTACCGAAAAATGGAAATCTAT CGCCCTCACAAAGCCAATGCTGAGGAGATGACCAAGTACCATAGTGACGACTACATTAAATTCTTGCGCTCCATCCGTCCAGATAACATGTCGGAGTACAGCAAGCAGATGCAGAGAT CAAGTGCTGTGAAACTTAATAAGCAGCAGACGGACATCGCTGTGAATTGGGCTGGGGGCCTGCACCATGCAAAGAAGTCTGAGGCATCTGGCTTCTGTTACGTCAATGATATCGTCTTGGCCATCCTGGAACTGCTAAA GTATCACCAGAGGGTGCTGTATATTGACATTGATATTCACCATGGCGACGGCGTGGAAGAGGCCTTCTATACCACAGACCGGGTCATGACTGTGTCCTTTCATAAGTATGGAGAGTACTTCCCAGGAACTGGGGACCTGCGG GATATCGGGGCTGGAAAAGGCAAGTATTATGCTGTTAACTACCCGCTCCGAGACGGGATTGATGACGAGTCCTATGAGGCCATTTTCAAGCCG GTCATGTCCAAAGTAATGGAGATGTTCCAACCTAGCGCGGTGGTCTTACAGTGTGGCTCAGACTCCCTGTCTGGGGATCGGTTAGGTTGCTTCAATCTAACCATCAAAG GGCACGCCAAGTGTGTGGAATTTGTCAAGAGCTTTAACCTGCCTATGCTGatgctgggaggtggtggttacaCCATTCGTAATGTTGCCCGGTGCTGGACATACGAGACAGCTGTGGCCCTGGATACGGAGATCCCTAATG AGCTTCCATACAACGACTACTTTGAATACTTTGGACCGGATTTCAAGCTCCACATCAGTCCTTCCAATATGACTAACCAGAACACGAATGAGTACCTGGAGAAGATCAA ACAGCGGCTGTTTGAGAACCTTAGAATGCTGCCGCATGCGCCTGGGGTCCAAATGCAGGCGATTCCTGAGGACGCCATCCCTGAGGAGAGTGGCGATGAGGACGAAGAAGACCCTGATAAGCGCATCTCGA TCTGCTCCTCCGACAAACGAATTGCCTGTGAGGAAGAGTTCTCTGATtctgaagaggagggagaggggggcCGCAAGAACTCTTCCAACTTCAAAAAAGCCAAGAGAGTCAAAACAgaggatgaaaaagagaaagacccAGAGGAGAAGAAAG AAgtcacagaagaggagaaaaccaAGGAGGAAAAGCCAGAAGCCAAAGG GGTCAAGGAGGAGGTCAAGTTGGCCTGA
- the HDAC1 gene encoding histone deacetylase 1 isoform X1, translated as MAQTQGTRRKVCYYYDGDVGNYYYGQGHPMKPHRIRMTHNLLLNYGLYRKMEIYRPHKANAEEMTKYHSDDYIKFLRSIRPDNMSEYSKQMQRFNVGEDCPVFDGLFEFCQLSTGGSVASAVKLNKQQTDIAVNWAGGLHHAKKSEASGFCYVNDIVLAILELLKYHQRVLYIDIDIHHGDGVEEAFYTTDRVMTVSFHKYGEYFPGTGDLRDIGAGKGKYYAVNYPLRDGIDDESYEAIFKPVMSKVMEMFQPSAVVLQCGSDSLSGDRLGCFNLTIKGHAKCVEFVKSFNLPMLMLGGGGYTIRNVARCWTYETAVALDTEIPNELPYNDYFEYFGPDFKLHISPSNMTNQNTNEYLEKIKQRLFENLRMLPHAPGVQMQAIPEDAIPEESGDEDEEDPDKRISICSSDKRIACEEEFSDSEEEGEGGRKNSSNFKKAKRVKTEDEKEKDPEEKKEVTEEEKTKEEKPEAKGVKEEVKLA; from the exons GGGATGTTGGAAATTACTACTACGGACAAGGCCACCCAATGAAGCCTCACCGAATCCGCATGACTCATAATTTGCTGCTCAACTATGGTCTCTACCGAAAAATGGAAATCTAT CGCCCTCACAAAGCCAATGCTGAGGAGATGACCAAGTACCATAGTGACGACTACATTAAATTCTTGCGCTCCATCCGTCCAGATAACATGTCGGAGTACAGCAAGCAGATGCAGAGAT TCAATGTTGGTGAGGACTGTCCAGTATTCGATGGCCTGTTTGAGTTCTGTCAGTTGTCTACTGGTGGTTCTGTGG CAAGTGCTGTGAAACTTAATAAGCAGCAGACGGACATCGCTGTGAATTGGGCTGGGGGCCTGCACCATGCAAAGAAGTCTGAGGCATCTGGCTTCTGTTACGTCAATGATATCGTCTTGGCCATCCTGGAACTGCTAAA GTATCACCAGAGGGTGCTGTATATTGACATTGATATTCACCATGGCGACGGCGTGGAAGAGGCCTTCTATACCACAGACCGGGTCATGACTGTGTCCTTTCATAAGTATGGAGAGTACTTCCCAGGAACTGGGGACCTGCGG GATATCGGGGCTGGAAAAGGCAAGTATTATGCTGTTAACTACCCGCTCCGAGACGGGATTGATGACGAGTCCTATGAGGCCATTTTCAAGCCG GTCATGTCCAAAGTAATGGAGATGTTCCAACCTAGCGCGGTGGTCTTACAGTGTGGCTCAGACTCCCTGTCTGGGGATCGGTTAGGTTGCTTCAATCTAACCATCAAAG GGCACGCCAAGTGTGTGGAATTTGTCAAGAGCTTTAACCTGCCTATGCTGatgctgggaggtggtggttacaCCATTCGTAATGTTGCCCGGTGCTGGACATACGAGACAGCTGTGGCCCTGGATACGGAGATCCCTAATG AGCTTCCATACAACGACTACTTTGAATACTTTGGACCGGATTTCAAGCTCCACATCAGTCCTTCCAATATGACTAACCAGAACACGAATGAGTACCTGGAGAAGATCAA ACAGCGGCTGTTTGAGAACCTTAGAATGCTGCCGCATGCGCCTGGGGTCCAAATGCAGGCGATTCCTGAGGACGCCATCCCTGAGGAGAGTGGCGATGAGGACGAAGAAGACCCTGATAAGCGCATCTCGA TCTGCTCCTCCGACAAACGAATTGCCTGTGAGGAAGAGTTCTCTGATtctgaagaggagggagaggggggcCGCAAGAACTCTTCCAACTTCAAAAAAGCCAAGAGAGTCAAAACAgaggatgaaaaagagaaagacccAGAGGAGAAGAAAG AAgtcacagaagaggagaaaaccaAGGAGGAAAAGCCAGAAGCCAAAGG GGTCAAGGAGGAGGTCAAGTTGGCCTGA